From the genome of Salvelinus sp. IW2-2015 unplaced genomic scaffold, ASM291031v2 Un_scaffold776, whole genome shotgun sequence, one region includes:
- the LOC112068862 gene encoding heme-binding protein 1-like: protein MALISLEDLDGLEDEELDNDITDNPEPMEDDEQQRLYTHWQAIASTHQVSVPREMTGPIQELTQRNQAQEREQVPFSSISQHEKLGEVLFEERVYPAGKWACITKGEKLYEQSISMGFMKLMKFICKENSVGRYLGMTVPIVNSIQMLEDGNGFQKDILTAYYLPAEFQANPPQPTDPDITILQREALRVITMTFFGTTTEETIMPQINLLWEMLGPSEEMHRNSYMVAVYDNPGVSCRRNELWFIRRDP, encoded by the exons ATGGCGCTAATCTCCCTTGAGGATCTTGATGGATTGGAGGATGAAGAGCTGGACAATGATATCACTGACAACCCTGAGCCAATGGAAGATGACGAACAGCAGCGGCTGTACACCCATTGGCAGGCGATCGCCAGCACACACCAGGTGTCCGTCCCCCGAG AAATGACAGGACCAATTCAAGAGCTGACGCAGCGGAACCAAGcccaagagagagagcaggtccccttttcctccatctctcagCATGAAAAG CTGGGCGAGGTGCTGTTTGAGGAGAGGGTGTACCCTGCAGGGAAGTGGGCGTGCATCACTAAAGGGGAGAAGCTGTACGAGCAGAGCATCTCCATGGGCTTTATGAAACTCATGAAATTCATCTGCAAGGAAAACTCTGTCG GACGCTATTTGGGAATGACTGTACCCATTGTGAACAGTATCCAAATGCTGGAGGACGGCAATGGCTTTCAGAAGGACATCTTGACGGCATACTACCTGCCTGCTGAGTTCCAGGCCAACCCGCCCCAGCCAACTGACCCAGACATCACCATACTCCAAAGGGAGGCTTTACGAGTCATCACTAT GACATTCTTCGGCACCACCACGGAGGAGACAATCATGCCTCAAATCAACCTGCTGTGGGAGATGCTGGGCCCCAGCGAGGAGATGCATCGCAACTCCTACATGGTGGCCGTCTACGACAACCCTGGGGTGTCCTGCCGCAGAAACGAGCTCTGGTTCATCCGGCGAGACCCCTAA